One Aegilops tauschii subsp. strangulata cultivar AL8/78 chromosome 2, Aet v6.0, whole genome shotgun sequence genomic window, CCTAGTCTGCCGGCTCTGGCGCGACGTGGTAAACGAGCGCACCACGGAGGCGCAGAGCCGTCCCAAGCTCCTCCTCTGGAGGGCCGACAAGGCCATCGCCTATGTCTCCAGCGACctgtcgtcgccgtcgccgacaGGGAGCTGCACCGAGCTGTGGAGGTACTCCGAGCCTGGGCCCCCCCTCTACGCTCTGCAGCTGGTCGGCACTTGCAACGGGCTGCTCTGCCTGTGCGACAACACCAAGGGTGTGGGCGGCACCATCACCCTGCTCAACCCAGCCACCGGCGAGGAGCTTCCAGTCCGGCCGCTCCCGTGCGCAGAATCGTTCATCATCGGGACCCATCGCTCGATCGGGTGGGGCTACGCGTACCACCCGACCACGGGGCAGTACAAGGTCGTGCACGTCCCGTCCAGCCACGACCGGGTCTGTGAGTTCAACGCCGTTCATGTGCTCACGCTGGGGGAGCCCACGTGGCGGGAGGTGCCGGTCGACCCTGGCGACGTGATTACCAGGCTTGCCGCTGGTATCGTAAGCGTCGATGGCATGACATACTGGGTTAGGGTCACCGGTGGTGGCGCGGCAAAGATCATGTCATTTGACCTCAACGACGAGCGTGTCGTCTCCACCACCATACCGTTGCCAGTCCGACGTGATCACTACCGCCTGGCGGAGGTGCATGGAAGGCTGGGATTTATCGCCGGGCCTAATGTATGGGTTCTGGAGGAAGGACAACGGTGGAGCCACCGGTACAACTTTAAGCAAGATATCCCACGACGGCACTTTGTGTAGggcaagtactccctctgtcccataatataagaacgtttttgacactacactagtatcaaaaacgttcttatattatgggacggagagaGTACGTCCTAACATATGAACGACTCTTGTATTATAAGCACATGTCGTCTTTAGGCCGGACACCAACGAGCAATGAGGCGGTGCGTGTTGGCCATTGGGATAAGGGGACACTCATTGCAAACATGGCGACGTGTGAAGATAGCTCCCACAGAAGTTATGAGGCGTTCGCCTATGTGGAGACCACGGAGCCGCTCGGTGTTTACGAAACAAATTAAGCAATTTATTGCTTAATTTTTGTGTTAGTTTCATTGCTCgttgagttcatctccatggacTGATGTTTTCCTTTATATGAAATAACGAACTATATGTGTCTCAGCAAATAAGACAGCCTAGAGACAATGATGAAAAAGGGTCATGGCCGTGAAATTTTGGGATGCCACTGCATTACTCCTCTGTGCTATACTATTTCtgcttttgttttcttcttttttctggGTATCCCACGTGGTGTTTGTGATTTGTCTGTTAAGTTGTTTTTGTATTTGAAACAAACTTGGCTGCCAAAGTAAATTTCGCACAGCCCCACCCCACGCTTCTGGCCCAAATAGCTACAAGGTCTGATATACAGATCATAAGTTCACGAataatcctacacctaccaagaCTAACGTAAAAACTAACGTAAGTTCCCATCAAACAATTCTCTCCCCTCTTGAATTTAAGTGGGGTGGGGCCCTCCTTCCGCTTAACCCCAATCATAACTATTGATCATAACTTTTCATCTGGCTAATTACGTAAAAGTTACGCTAACCCCTTCTTAGGTGTAGCATTACCCTAAGTTCACAACGCGTTGTGAAAAGGAAAAGAAATGACACGACCCAAAATCCATGGAAGAACTGGATGTCGGAAGTGCATGTAATtaagaagaagaacaataataATTCTATGCTAAATAAAAAAATTTAGCCATGGTCCAATTCAAAAACAGAAAACCTACATTTGCCATGCGAACATGGCAACAATTATATAAAAATTTCCGCCATTTGGGACGCAAAAAAGTCCTAATTTTTTTGCCATGCGAATGTACAAATGTGTACcaatgtttcaaaaaaaaatccctaaAAAGTGGGAATATGGGTGGCGGCGACGGGAAGGGCTGGTCGCTCGGGAGGGAGAGAGGGCAGCTGAAATTTTTACTTAGCGCAGCCGAGGTCGAGTATATTTACGAGTGCTGGTGGAAATTTTTGGCCGGAGGAGGACAAACTTTACTCCGCTCACGGTTTGCGAGTTCGGTTAGGTCCGGTTAGCCACGTATTTCCCTCTACTAACCGATTATAGGGGGTTGGTTAGAGTTGCTATAAGGGCCTTCGAGTTGTTCACACGAAATTGTACAATACTGCAATCAGACCTATAACGTTTCCGAAAAAAGAAGTCGGTAAAAAAGCATACGCGCGTGTCTAGCTGGTCCGGCGACGTGAGTTTAAAAGGGAAGCAGTGCTGGGTTGTGTGCGtgccctttttcttttctttttttacaTGGATACGATAGTGTGTGCTTGTACACGTGTCACCGGCATGTACGTAGTACGAGTTATCTTGGACGATGCTCCTACTCCGACTTGGTATCCTCCTAGTATAGTACTGTAGTCCGTTCTCCTTTCGAGAAAACAGCTTACAAATATAGATGACCAGGTTTCCTTGGAGCTCACCCGTGCGTTTGCCCTTGGTCCGCCGGCTACTTGATTTGCCATGGGAAACTTCAGCTCGTGGTGCGGAGGGGAGACGTCGTCGAGATGCGTTACCAAGACCGCGACGGGCGCGCACAAATTCGAGGTGACAAACTACTCGCTGCTCGACGGCATGGGCGCCGGCAACTGTGTAAGCTCCAACACGTTCAGCGTCGGCGGCTACGACTGGTGCATCAATTTCTACCCTGACGCGTACAGTGGCCGCGCGTTCGCCTGCCTATGTCTCCAAGGAACGGCCAAGGAGCCGGGCGTGATGGTGAAGTCCACGCTGAGCTTTCTGGGGAGCGACGGCAAGCCGTATAAAGGCACGGAACCGGTGACCGCCACACGAACTCTTCCCTTCTCACATGTAGGTACCGAGATTTTCAGTGGTTGGGAAGATCGGGTGATTGTTGAGAAGTCTAAGCTGCAGGCTGACGGCTGCTTCACCATCAGGTGTGATCTGACCGTCATGAGAAACACCGTCGCATAGAAGATGCGGCCATCAACAGACCTAGTCGATTGGAATTAATTATGGTCGTTGCTTTTCAATTTGCTTGTAATAAAACATGGCTTTTGTAGACTTTTATAATAAATTCATGGTATTATCTTTATATGCAATCAAAGCTGTGTATGTTTCGCAGGATGGCCACTTTTGTATCCCTAGTTTACGTTGATCGCACTTTCATCCTACAGTTGCAAATAGAAAGAACTTTTTTTTTGTCTGTAAACTTGTTGAATCTTGTAACCTTGATACTGCATAAAGCCGAAAAGAACTAGACTCTTTTATGTCTCCAAGTTTTAGCAAGGTTGGATTTAGTTTTCAGGAGCATGTATATACTATTCCCTCTCTTTTacattttttaaaatcaaaaTTGCAGGGGTCACATCTTTGCCGAGTTTCGGCTATTGGAGGCTCGCCGAGTTTATTATGGGCTGTGCCGATTTTTTCGAAACTCGGCAAGAAGAACGATTCTAGTTGTGTCATCACCCACGGACCATGTTGGCAAGGTGCCTAATAGCCAGTGACATGATGAGTAGAGCAAATATGTGTATAAGTTAGTAGTTGGTTCTCACTACTTTTACTTATCTCAACATGTCATCTTAGCAAACATACCACCTCATCGAAAGCCTGCCTCAATATGCATGGTCATTATTAGTTCCCATTACTTACATGCACACATGTCACCTTAGCAAAAGCCCACCTCGATATGCATGATCATTATTAGTTCCAATTACTTACATGTACACATGTCACCTTAGCAAACATGTCACCCCTTCTGAAAAAAGAAGCAAACATGTCACCTCAGCAAAAACCCACCTCAATATGCATGGTCGTTATTAGTTCCCATTACTTACATGTACACATGTCACCTTAGCAAAAGCCCACCTCAATATGCATGATCATTATTAGTTCCAATTACTTACATGTACACATGTCACCTTAGCAAACATGTCACTCCTTCTAAAAAAAGCAAACATGTAACCTCAGCAAAACCCCACCTCAATAATAGGGATGGTAATGGGTACCCATTACCCGTGTACCCTGTGGGTAAAAACTCTATAGGGTAAGGGTATGGGACAAAAATTTATCCATGAGTACTTAAATGGAAAAATATCATGCCCATCGGGTAGAGAGGGTACGAGCATGGTATCGTATAACCCATGCCCGCGTACCCATGTACCCATCTAAAATGTTGACAAGTGGGTTGCCTTTAATATTCTAACATATTAACTTTTCCCCCCTAATCGCACTAGGTAAAAACTCTAATGTGCAGTCAAGTTATCTCTATAATTATCGTGAATTTGTGAGCGTGAAGTGTATGAATGTGTTGTTATTTATGATTATGTGTTGTTGTTTAACATTTTTATGGGTTGCTTTATGGGCAAGTTTTTCGTTTTGTTTTTGAGAATGTGTTTTCGTACATTGTTGTTTAAAATGTGTTGCTAAAAATTTATGATTATATGTCGCTTTTCACAACTATTTTCTACTCAATTTGATGTGTTGTAAATGCGGGTACTTTTACCCATGGGTATCCATATACCCTGTCGGGTGACGGGTATGAGAAAAAGTTATACCCTTAACGGGTATGGGTATGGGTGATAGGTAAGTTCAGAGTGAATGGGTAAGGGTATTGGGAGGATCCACCCGTACCCATACGCTGCGGGTGCCATCCCTACTCAATATGCATGGTCATTATTAGTTCCCATTACTTGCATGTACACATGTCATCTTAGCAAACACGTCACCTCAACAAAAGCCCACCTCAATATGCATGGTGATTATTACTTCCCATTATTTCTATTTATCTCAACATGCACGCATCCCATGTCACCTCATATAAGGTCCACCACAACATTTATGTGAGCACGTTTTCCATTATATTATGCAACTTATATCCAATAAAAAAATTAACTGCAAAATAATCAAATACAATATATAATATGAATCATCAGTTTCAACTAATATATTAATAATCTAAACATTCATGTTTCATACTATCAAATCTTATTATAATTATTGCATCTAATTTCCGCAACAAAGCTCAGGGTATCCCATGTACTCATTTAGTATGGAGTGGGTGATTACTGGCCCCAAGGTGTGACATTACATTCAGAGATGCCATTGGGGTAATTCTTATACGGTGTGGTTAGGTCTTAGTTGACTGAGACTTAAACAAGTTGTAGTCAAGTGACATAACATTTTGCATGGATCTCAATGTAAGATCTCACGAATATAACAACGACTGAGACATAACCAAGTCTCAGTTGACAGGGATTTAACAAGACTGGTTCTTATAGCACCGTATGTTGCGCTAGATTTGTGGGAATTCTCCCAGTCTAGCTACCAAACATAACCAccattttccttttattttttttaattgTTTGGTTCACAATGTTTTGTCCTAATTTTTCTTGTATCTTTAGGTGAGATGGTTTATTCTAACATAGGTTTTATTATCAGTGATCAAATTGGATGGGCTCAAGCCAAAGCATCATCTATTCTAAAAAGGGTACACTAGTACATCTGGACGTTATTCACACGGTTTTTACTCCCCAATCGCAGACAGTTTCCGAAACCGTGTGCtcgtgtaacgccccgagaccgacgctccagaagacttccagCTATTCCGAGTTTTGTCGTGTGATTTGTTTTGTTTGTGCATTCATCATGCCATCtcttgcatttcatcatgtcatcatgccatcatatCATTAATTTTAAAAACTCATCTAAATAAATtgtatggatcttcgatccatttaaatcgagggaaacacacatggtgatttctctttataacaattaccctcccaatattattagggagctatgaTAAATATTCCATCCTTTAGGAATAAACCATAACACACTTACAGTTTAAGTTCCATGCATTTTCTACCTCAATTCCTTGCCTCAAACTTTGCCAACAATTCTTATCTCATTTATCGAGGCTCTTCCAAAATTCTCAACATTTTTGGATCTACCAAATACCCACTTCCTTCCTACACTAATTTGGAAAtaattcaaatgagtttgaagTCAACTTCACGCCCATGCTCACTTTCTATTTTTCTTGGATCAAGCTCATTTTtatgagtccgggaaaattatccgcgtgtccaacttcttcccctaacctctctttcttttctttcttatctctgttttgtttttatttgtttTAGAGTGAGAGAGAGCCCAGCAGGCCATCTAGGCCCATCCGCAGCACAGCTCCTCCATGGCCCAAGGCCCAGCTCGCCCCAACTCTTAACCCTAGCGAGCATCTCCCCTCGTTCCCTCATCTCGTTCCCCCTCCACCGCCACCCACACGCACGCACGCAGAGGGCAGCGCTCGCGCCCGTTCCCCTCACCAGCCACCGACCGGATTTGTCCGTTTTCGCCGTTCCCGGTGCTACCGGAGCCCCAAGGCCCTTGTACCAAGTTCGTCGCCGCGCCATCTTCAAGCCATCGGGCGCTGGGTTCCCTGCCTGGCCCACTCGTTCTCTGCACGAGACGCCTCGTCGCCGGGAGTTCGTCCCCAAGTTTCGCCAAGCCGTCGCCGTCCCTTCTCCGGTGCCCCGTCCCCGTCGGATTTGCTCAAGCGCGCCACCCCTGCGCCTCAAGACTCTCCCATCGGAGCCCCGCAGACccgctgttggaaatatgccctagaggcaataataaatggttattattatatttctttgttcatggtaattgtctattgttcatgctataattgtattgtccggaaatcgtaatacatgtgtgaatacatagaccacaacgtgtccctagtaagcctctagttgactagctcgttgatcaatagatagtcatggtttcctgactatggacattggatgtcgttgataacggatcacatcattaggagaatgatgtgatggacaagacccaatcctaagcatagcataaaagatcgtgtagtttcgtttgctagagctttcccaatgtcaagtatcttttccttagaccatgagatcgtgcaaatcccggataccgtaggagtgctttgggtgtgccaaacgtcacaacgtaactgggtgactataaaggtgcactacgggtatctccgaaagtgtctgttgggttggtatggatcgagactgggatttgtcactccgtgtgacggagaggtatctttgggcccactcggtaatgcatcatcataatgagctcaatgtgactaaggcgttagtcacgggatcatgcattgcggtacgagtaaagagacttgccggtaacgagattgaacaaggtattgggataccgacgatcgaatctcgggcaagtaacataccgattgacaaagggaattgtatacgggattgactgaatcctcgacatcgtggttcatccgatgagatcatcatggaacatgtgggagccaacatgggtatccagatcccgctgttggttattgaccggagaggcgtctcggtcatgtctgcatgtctcccgaacccgtagggtctacacacttaaggttcggtgacgctagggttgtagagatatgtgtatgcggaaacccgaaagttgttcggagtcccggatgagatcccggacgtcacgagaggttccggaatggtccggaggtgaagaattatatataggaagtcaagtttcggccaccgggaaagtttcgggggttaccggtattgtaccgggaccacctgaagggtcccgggggtccaccgggtggggccacctatcccggagggccccgtgggctgaagtgggaagggaaccagcccctagtgggctgggcgcccccccatgggcctccccccatgcgcctagggtttgggaaccctagggtggggggcttcccacttgccttggggggcaagtcaccccccctggccgccgccccccaccctagttgggttctggccggcgccccccctcccagggggcctatataaaggggggggggaggggagggcagtaacattacagccttgggcgcctccctcctcccctgctacacctctccgtctcgcagaagctcggcgaagccctgccgagacccgctacatccaccaccacgccgtcgtgctgctggatctccttcaacctctccttcccccttgctggatcaagaaggaggagacgtcgctgcaccgtacgtgtgttgaacgcggaggtgccgtccgttcggcactcggtcatcggtgatttggatcacggcgagtacgactccgtcatccacgttcattggaacgctttcgctcgcgatctacaagggtatgtagatgcactcctttcccctcgttgctagtatactccatagatgcatcttggtgagcgtaggaaaattttaaaattatgctacgattcccaacagtggcatcatgagccaggcctatgcgtagttactatgcacgagtagaacacaaagcagttgtgggcgttgatgttgccaattcttcttgccgctactagtcttttcttgtttcggcggtatcgtaggatgaagcggcccggaccgaccttacacgtacgcttacgtgagacaggttccaccgactgacatgcactagttgcataaggtggctagcgggtgtctgtctctcctactttagtcggaacggattcaatgaaaagggtccttatgaagggtaaatagaaattggcaaatcgcgttgtggtcatacgtaggtaagaaaacgttcttgctagaaacctacaaaccacgtaaaaatttgcaactacaattagaggacgtctaacttgtttttgcagcaagtgctatgtgatgtgatatggccagaagatgtgatgaatgatatatgtgatgtatgagattgatcatattttgtaataggaatcacgacttgcatgtcgatgagtatgacaaccggcaggagccataggagttgtctttattattttgtatgacctgcgtgtcattgaataacgccatgtaatttactttactttgttgctaaacgcgttagccatagaagtagaagtaatcgttggcgtgacgacttcatgaagacacaatgatggagatcatgatgatggagatcatggtgtcatgccggtgacgaagatgatcatggtgccccgaagatggagatcaaaggagcataatgatattggccatatcatgtcactatttgattgcatgtgatgtttatcatgtttttgcatcttatttgcttagaacgacggtagtaagtaaaatgatcccttatgataatttcaagaaaagtgttccccctaactgtgcaccgttgcgaaggttcgttgtttcgaagcaccacgtgatgatcgggtgtgatagattctaacgttcgaatacaatgggtgttgacgagcctagcatgtacagacatggcctcggaacacacgcaatacacttaggttgacttgacgagcctagcatgtacagacatggcctccgaacacggaggaccgaaaggtcgagcatgagtcgtatagaagatacgatcaacatggagatgttcaccgatcttgactagtccgtctcacgtgatgatcggacacggcctagttaaattcggatcatgtatcacttagatgactagagggatgcctatctgagtgggagttcattaaataatttgattagatgaacttaattatcatgaacttagtctaaaatctttacactatgtcttgtagatcaaatggccaacgttgtcctcaatttcaacgcgttcctagagaaaaccaagctgaaagatgatggcagcaactatacggactgggtccggaacctgaggatcatcctcatagtagccaagaaagattatgtcttagaagcaccgctaggtgatgcaccaatcccagagaaccaagacgttatgaacgcttggcagcagcgtgctgatgattactccctcgttccgtgcggcatgctttacagcttagaaccgggtctccaaaagcgttttgagaaacatggagcatatgagatgttcgaggagctgaaattcgttttccaagctcatgcccgggtcgagagatatgatgtctccgacaagttcttcagctgtaaaatggaggagaatagttctgttagtgagcacatactcagaatgtctgggttgcacaaccgcttgtctcagctgggagttaatctcccggatgacgcggtcattgacagaatcctccagtcgcttccaccaagctacaagagctttgtgatgaactgcaatatgcaggggatggaaaagaccattcatgaggtatattcaatgctgaaatcagctgaggtagagatcagaaaagaacatcaagtgttgatggtgaataaaaccactaagttcaagaagggcaagggtaagaaaaacttcaagaaggacggcaagggtgttgccgcgcccggtaaaccagttactgggaagaagtcaaagaatggacccaagcccgagactgagtgcttttattgcaagggaagtggtcactggaagcggaactgccccaaatacttagcggacaagaagaaggccggcaacacca contains:
- the LOC141041288 gene encoding BTB/POZ and MATH domain-containing protein 2-like; translation: MGNFSSWCGGETSSRCVTKTATGAHKFEVTNYSLLDGMGAGNCVSSNTFSVGGYDWCINFYPDAYSGRAFACLCLQGTAKEPGVMVKSTLSFLGSDGKPYKGTEPVTATRTLPFSHVGTEIFSGWEDRVIVEKSKLQADGCFTIRCDLTVMRNTVA
- the LOC109745417 gene encoding F-box protein At3g07870-like, producing the protein MAMDHDFPRDVMAEILLRLPPSSRRRARLVCRLWRDVVNERTTEAQSRPKLLLWRADKAIAYVSSDLSSPSPTGSCTELWRYSEPGPPLYALQLVGTCNGLLCLCDNTKGVGGTITLLNPATGEELPVRPLPCAESFIIGTHRSIGWGYAYHPTTGQYKVVHVPSSHDRVCEFNAVHVLTLGEPTWREVPVDPGDVITRLAAGIVSVDGMTYWVRVTGGGAAKIMSFDLNDERVVSTTIPLPVRRDHYRLAEVHGRLGFIAGPNVWVLEEGQRWSHRYNFKQDIPRRHFV